The Sardina pilchardus chromosome 5, fSarPil1.1, whole genome shotgun sequence DNA window caatTACAAATTACACAGAAAATGCTACACATCTTTATTACATGCAGAGCATTTACAACTTGGGCTGTTTTAGTGTTATGGTGGGCTCAGATGTCTGACTTGAACATGCGGGTGTTGTTTCAGTAAAAGAACAAAGCTGTTTAATACAGTTTTTGTCAGTATCCAGAGATGGGAAAAGGGCATTGTATAATTGGCATGTTAAGGATTTTGATGAGAATAAAGTAAGTTCTGGATCTCAATAATCGTGAAGGAAAGTTGTGTTTCTGATATAGCCACTGTAAGAGTCGAGGCTTTTTATGATTCCATGCTTAGGTGagcagcttaaaaaaaaaaaaaaaataaatctttgcATTATTTCCGATGCTTGGAGGCTTATTCGTGTACTGGACACGTGTTCACTATTGACCTCTGTGCCCCTATTATGTCAACGCAGTAGTTCATGATAGCTCATAATGGAGATGgaataattgtgtgtttcattgAATTCCAATAAGTATGACAGGTTcaaccacagtcacacacatgcaaattacGCTTCTGacaacagctacagtataccaCTAAAAAAAAGCTACACTAATTCTACTGATAAACACTAATCATTTTGACACTTAAAAATCTAAATAAGCAttgacaaacattaaaatgttgaTACGCGGTATACGTGCTGATAATTGAAAAGAACTCTAAATGGTGCGACAGACCAGTGGACTCCCCCACAAATCAATGCCACCACTGCACTAGCGTGACCCTCTAGAGAGAGTGGAAGGTTATGCTCCTCTTCCACTCAGACAGGTTGGCAACCTCATGTCTAAACACACTCGTGTGATTACATAACCCAGACGACAGGACACAGACTATTGTAGCAAACATGAGAGTGCAACACTctttaaaaacaaaagaaaataaatatttttttccatgaATAATTTCATTAAATAAATCATAAAGCACTTGTCTAACACATAATTTAGGGAAAGGCTAGAGAAGGATTCAGGAAAGGCAATGATAAAAAAGTGTCTGAAATAATATTACCCCAAgatttctcattttctctgttAATTATTCAGATTAGATCAGATGAGactagattcaactttattgtaatTGTGCGCAATTACGCGAGTACAAGGACAAAGACAGCGAAATGCACTTTGCATAGGTCCCATGCTGCTTTAAAAACACAGATGCTCTGCCGTCTGCAAAGTAGCAGAGGACCAGACGGTTGTCGTTGCATGCCAGTCGTGTTGTGTGCCTTTGTCTGATGGTCTGTTTGCCTGATGCTGCTTCTTTTGGGATGTTGATTATCAAATATATTGTAGATCTTCAAAACCCTTGCTCTGTGTTTCCCCATTTGGTGTGCTCATATACACTGTGTGCATAACATTTTTGTGTGAAGTGCAAGGCCTGTAGGCCCACGGCTCACATGGTTGACAATAAAATGAAAACTCTTCTCTATCAATACAGATTTTTAAAAGTCTTATCATAGGTCCTTTTATTAATGCTACATAATAGCATAgcatttgtaggctacttttttacAGACACGTTCATTAACTCAAATACAAGATAAAggctatgaacacacacacacacacgcacactatgtagcctacagaagTAGCCTACTGATACAGGTAGGTAGGCCTACTAGGGGGGGGGGAAACCAACAAACTCAACAGTCCTGCAGTTTTCAGCCTTAGAATGtgtaaagtagcctaggctactttattgtgTCAATATAGACATTAAGATCATCAATCATAAAATCAGGGGAAAAGGTATAGTAGCGATAATATTCTGGAATAAAGCTCTGATATTTCTATAAATATTGTGATGCTCTGAGAAGCATAAACCACccacaacagtaggcctaccagaaAATTAGGTCATATGAGTAAGTAGTTGTGAGAGCATATTACCCCTTAGCAAACTCCACTTGCATTAAAAAGTGTCCTTGATAGTTGTAGGACTTTGATATCTTTCCTTAGAGACCTGTCAATAaaccataaacatttttttattattattgtaaagATGGTGCAAATACAAGTGTAGAAATCTGATACAATCAATACCAAAAGAATTAATAATACATTCAAATCATCAACAAATAACatgtaataaataaaaatacacacatacaagaaacagagataaataataataaaataataaaaataacaataaaaaagatATGCAAGGGTCATAAAGTTACACAATCTTAACTGAAGGGGAGGCACAAAGATTAAATTGTCATTGAGACATTAGATTGTCATAGTATTCAAGAAGCAGTACATTCTTTTTATCTTTTACCATTTTTAGAGGTTTCAGGAGAAATTGAAATTCTATTAAGAATACATTcagttttggtttggttttaaGTAATCTGTGTTTATGGATAAAAAACTTGCATGAAAGAATTAAAAAGTTAGCAAGAAAGTCAGTAGCTTTGTCTTTATGGGTGAAATAACAGATAATATCTTTTTTAGAAAACATATAAGATCTATTTAATTCAACAAGTGAGACAGATGACAGACCATAAACAGTAAAGGAAACACCCCTTTGTGTTGGTTGCGTCATTGACATGCGACAATAGCGGAAGAGACGTGGCAAAATATGCGAAAATGCCTACAAGCTAGTTCCGTACAACTGGTACATTCTGGATTAAGACAGTGTTTGTATTACGGGGAATTGCCCGGGATCAACGGAGACCCTACATTCCTCTGGTACCGAAAATCAGTGTTTTAGACCATTATTCCACGTTGACATATTTCTTTCCTAATATATGCAGTTAACGTTTGCTATCCTAGGTAGCTAGTTGGGCTTGCTAAATAGCTATAGCTAACAAAGTTATCCTGTGTGTTAAGGCATTTGCATGTACTCTAAAGTTAAATATCAATAATATTAATATGATTGGTGTTCATGAATCGCTGTCGGTCATAGCGTTGGGGCAGACATGACGTAGTTACTAATCTATCTCGTCCAGATGGCTGCAAGTTTGAAAGCAATTCTGTATTGTTAGCTAGGTTGCAGGCTATCTCTGTTGCCCCCATAGGTTGCCCTCAGCAGTAACCGAATTGTCTCTAATTAGCTTTAACGACAGGTCATGGGTCTCTGCAAGTGTCCCAAAAGGAAGGTGACCAACCTATTCTGTTTTGAACATCGTGTCAACGTCTGTGAACACTGTCTTGTGTCTAATCACAATAAGGTCGGTGAAAGATGCGTTTTAGTAGCCCCCTATTAAAGTAAATAATTTGTACCTGAAGTGGATTCATAATGACTCATTTTCCCCCCTTGTGTTGTTACTAGTGTATAGTTCAGTCATACCTACAATGGCTACAGGATAGCGACTACAACCCCAACTGCTCCCTGTGCAACAATCCACTCAACGCACAGGACACCGTGAGACTGGTTTGTTATGGTAAGATCAGTGATCATTTATCGACTAATGAGGAGTCCTTGGTATTTTCCTGTCAttattgggttttttttgcaaATGATCAAGGATTAAAGTAATGTATTAATTTATACACAACCTCTTCCAACCAGCAGTTGCTACAGAGCTTAGCCAAAACCAGTTGACAGTTGACACACAAGCAGTATCTACTCACATGCACTCAAGCTAACAAGCACTTGTATTGTGCTCATCAATTGTACTGCAGAAAGATTCAAAATGCACATTCACTATTCACTCTTCATGCAAGATGAGTGGGTATTTTATGTATCATGCTTGTTGTCTGTAAACTCTACACTTTTGGTCTGTTGTTGAATATGTCTGTGTATAACACTTTTGTCTTACACCATTGTCTTCAGGAGAGCCATGAATAGAACCAAATTCCTTTGTAGGCGACGCCTATATGTTAACATTATTTGCCTTTGACGGCTTATTCTAGTTCTTCATATTTCCGTTTAGTATTTTGTCATAATATTAATGTTGAATTATGATATATATTCAAATCAATTTGAAATGCTCTATGTGGGAGTGTTGGAGTAGAGTGTTTTTCTTGCCGGTCTGCAGCTTTTTCTCGTCTCAATTTCAGATTTGTTTCACTGGTCATGTCTAAATGACCTGGCGGCCCGGCTGCCTCTGTATACGGCGCCTGCCGGCTACCAGTGCCCCTCCTGTCAAGGTCCGGTGTTCCCACCCTCTAATCTGGCCAGTCCAATCGCAGACACGCTGAGGGAGCAGCTCTCCTCTGTCAACTGGGCCAGAGCTGGACTGGGCCTGCCACTGGTAGGCATCAAGAGTGGACATTCTATTGTTTTGTTATGAAATTAATATGTTATTTATAATGTTATTAATATGTTATTAAAATTGTGATGTAAGGTCATAGATAAATAGTGTTGTACAGCAAAAACAAAGTCggcagaaatgtaaaatgtattatCTCTCAACTTTCACACCAGTGACAATGTGATTCTGAGGTGTAGGTCCAATTTATATATTAAGCATGAGTGATGATGACTcgtgttctgtgtttgtgcttcttgTTCAACTCAAGATTGAAGAGGCTCCAGAGACACAAGAGAGCGCTACACATGATGTTACAGACTACAATGACTGGTCCACGTTTGACAGTAAGTGACTTGTGTGTttttagcttgttgtcttcttGTATAGCCTGTGCTACATTTCTCCAAGGTGTGAAATGCTTGTCTGTTTAAACCTTATTATGTTTTGTAAGGAAAAAGTTTGAATGTGGGCTTTGAAATATCGTATAAGGTTTTGTCTATGTTCAGAGATGTTCAGAGATGTTCAGAGATGTTCAGAGATGTTCAGAGATGTTCAGAGATATTGAGCTTCAAACTCATAGAATTTCATGGAGTTGTACTGATAAACGGAACAAACCTCTTGagatataatgtccaaaaatgcatacaactacAAGAAATGCCTCACCTGGCCTTCTTAAGGTGCCACGGAATAAGAATATgtcaataactcaattttgacaaaaatatcagttagaaccttataattctaaggggacaATGCAgcaatttcccacatataagccagATTGTGTATAGGCCGCGCaaaagtgttttatgcaagttaaaagaaacaaaacaccatattaactgcccccctgtattaacctcatagctgatgaAATTTTGTCAAATCAATCAATAAGCCGCGGCTagtagtcgggaaattacggtatgctCCTGAAATGGACTAAACAAGCACAGCTACTGTCCAGGCTATTCATGAGCTCCATAATGCTGCTGTTACacactgtattgtattgtgtagTATTGCATGCAACCACCGCTGCAGGTGAGCATTATCCTATTTAATATGCAGAGGGATAATGCGTGCCAAACATAGCACTAAGTCACTGTGCCACTATTGATGTAAGAGGTGGAAGGGAGGGAGGTTACACAAGCTGTTTCTCTTGTCTGGTTGATTGAAGTTCCTGTCAAACCTAAGCTTAtgtactgtttgtttttgtaattaTATTTTGAATGACTATAATCAGCCTCATGTGtgtagattgtttttttttttttttttttttttaagataaaaGGTTACTTTGTCCGCACGAGTGTCCACAGCAATAGGTTTGTCTCAATTTGTCTCAGGCTGTTCCTTCCCTGCTCATTCAGTAGCACAAGGGTATAGTAGCATCTGGTCTGTTTTCTGTCTCAACATGCACTGTGCCCTGTCTCGTTTTCACACTAGCGCCAGTAGTGGAGCCCACTATATCCTATGCTGAGACAGTTTATCCCACGCACACGTACAGTCCTgacccaacccccaccccagtcCAGCTAGAGGATGAAGCAGTCAGTCACAACAATGGAAGACTTACTACAGAGGACCACTCAGTCGTTAATATGATTGCTGCAACTACCAACGACTCAGTTACAATAAGTTCAGGTAAATCTGCCCTTTATATCCTGTTGTGACGGACAGCTATATATTATTTTGATAAATTGTAAGCAAATACATCTTCATAGTTTCTGTAATCCAAACTATATTAGTGTATTGTttaatttgatttaaaaaaaataatttaaaatgatTTATGTGTGCTTAGCTTCATCTCCGAGAAAGATATATGACACAAGAGAGTCCGGAACCACTGTGACTCAGATTGACATTGATGATGATAAGTATCGGCGGCGCCCAACTCTGAGTTGGTTTGCGCAGATTCTCAAGTAAGTCTCTATGTTGAGGTAACGCTTTCAAGTTGTTTTAAAAACCCATTGTTTTAAAAAGGTGATTAGGTAATTCATTGCTGGTCTAAATTTGATAGTCACATTGTATAGGCTCCCTAGGACCTAAAACCTTTCACGTTTATACTGTTTgagcatatatactgtatgtgtgtgtgtgtgtgtgtgaacaaatatattttatttcttGCTAGGAATCGCACAGGTGGGAAGAGGAAGGCCTTGACTCTGAAGCAGAGGATCTTCCTGCTATTGGTGTTGGGGGTCATCGGATTCTtcaccctcatcatcatcatggccAAACTGGGTCGCGCCTCTGCAGATTCAGACCCCAACCTGGATCCCATGTTCAACCCCAACATTCGCGTGGGCCCCATGTgactctctcttctttcagcTCTCCTCTTCCGCTCCACTCAGCTCAGCGCAGCGGTCAGGAGTCACGCGTGGTGGACGGCCGTAGGTGTTCTTCCGAGTTCTTTCTTCATTTTGTGGCGGGACCAGCTGAGCAGTACCCTCTGTCCCTGGACTGTACGTGGGGAATATAGAGCCCGGCCAGGACACGGTGAGAGCACAGCACTGCCTCCACAGACTTTGCAGACATATATTTATCGATGTGTGTACCAATATTTTCTGCACCTTTTCATGTTTTGCAACAACTTAACGTCTCCACACTACCCCTTATTGGATTATGTGTGCTGTACACACGGAGATTTAATTTACAGAAGATGATTGGTTTAGCAATGTCTTTTCTGGTCAATATAGTTtaatatatcatatatttttcacaTGCAGTACTTGTAGACCCCCCCCTTTTAGACCCTGACTGTGCTGTACAGCACTCTATTTTATGCCTGTTGAGGTTTGGGTTGCcttcagtgtgttttttttttttctttcttttttttttccttgcttCTTACTTAGATTCAATTCTTGGAAATATAAGACAATATTTTCCCCAGCTGACTCATCACATGGGAAAATACATGTAATATTTACACAGCAGTATCCATTGCTAAATTTCATTTCCTGTACACTGACCACAATTAACCAAGAGCTTTGGTTTTATGCCCAGTATAAATGGTATTTGATATGATGTATAACTTATTTCAGAGTATATGCAACAAACACAATCTTGTTTTGTGTAACCATACACAAGGACATTAAAATGAGACTGAATGGCTTTTATTTGTGCTTGCCCCAATGAGTATAAAAGGCCATACATTAGATCTTCCTCAGTGATTTAATTTaacttatgttttatttttaatttgctTATGGAAAGAAAACTGGAAATACACTTTATAGAGCTGTAACACTATcttcgtttttctttttttgatagTTGGACATTGAAAATGTATAAACGGTTATTAATTTGTTCCAGCAGATTGACCCTTCATACATTCAACAAATTAAATTGTAAAAGAAAaccaacaaaaatattttgctgtTGTTGCAAAATGTTTCTTATAGAGGAACAACTCATCTGTACAGTGACAACATTTGTAAAGCAGCTGAGCCTCAGCTTACTGACTGCTTTATTTACATTTCTGACTATTAAATAATGACCTTTTTAAATATGAAAGTTATACTTAATTTTTTTAAGTCAATGGAGTTATCAATCCAGAAACAATTTATTTGATAAGTTTGACTTGAGCATGGAAAAAGAATGTGCACAGTGCCTTGGGTGTAgatgtttattgtgtttatcACTGTGTGGACAGTGATTGTGGCTTGCATGGATTCAGAGAGTTGACCAGGCAGTCCTATAATAGTCCTCCGAGCCAGTTCGTCTCAGTATTCCTCTGCTCTGAACCTCATCATGATGAACTCATAACCGAACCGGAGGCAAAAAACGCTTAGGTTAAGAActagaggatggagaggagaagagttggGAGATCACTTCAGAGCCATGTTGCATcatgtggtaaaaaaaaaacgaccttcatgaaaataaaaagtgAGCAATACTTGACTTGGAATGCGAAACTCACGGACTGATGCCAAAGATAAGTAGCCCATTCTGCGATTTCCTGCTTGAAGGGAGTACACTGAGGCTAGTAATGACCAGTAGAAAGTCACAACCTGGATAATCTGTAAGGGGATAATATGAGCGTGAATGATACTTAGAGTTGCCTACATGTGTGAATCGTCATAATGTCTtattatggttatttagcagacgcctttgtccaaagcgacatacaaataaataacaatacaaataaaattaacagtgaacaattacaaaatagggagaacagcaatattatcaataaaactgtataaaacaatcattttaagcactaacctaatgagaaagaAACAATGAagatgagaatagcaatcaaataagtcactcaattaatcatataataacaatagcctaactatggcatggtatggctaaatttaaggacaatagcaaaataaatgtcaaattctatcaatggacaaattataacaaaacaatactattatacaaaccataacacataacaaacgctcaaaagactaagtgcatattaaacaaaatgTATCATGAATCATCATATCCAGTTTGAAAGGTTATGCAGAGTTTTTACCAGTATGCCCTCTGTGTGCTTGTGGCTGGGGAAGCGATGGTTTTTTAAAAGAAAGTGATACACAATATCTGATGCCAGCATGGCCGCCTGGAATAGGCAGGCTAGCACTGACAGGAAGTAGTACAGTTTTTTCTTGGTCAGAGTGGTTGACAGTACCCATGTCATAAACATCGATGTCTGCTCCTGTAAGCGAAAGCATTGTGGTCAATAGTAGAAACCTCACATTTCATATGccttaaaatattattattgctGTCGTTAATATTAACTTTttaaatttattttttattttcttattgtggtagtatatatatatataggatgGATGCGCTGCTGTTTGATGCAATGCTATGATGAGACCACAAGGATAAGATATGATGtcctgtgtttctttgtgtactTTGGCAtcgattacttttttttttttttttaacaattaaaacaaacaaatgcaattGCCATGCCCGGCTTCCCAGTTATTTTATGATGTGAGGTGACCCCTGATTTTGCCTGCCACTGTCATACAAGTTTCAGTTTTTAGGCCTAATTATTTTTTAACAGCAAAATCAGACTCGAATTCGTATCGATTCATAGAATCAGAACATCAAATGTTGTGGGCGGGGTATATTTGGCTTTCTTCCAGCCTAGCAAGTGTTTTATGGATCGTAAATGAACGATAAAACCTTCACATACGTGCTCAAAAAATGTGTCCTCATCGTCACCTGCCGTGTTATCTATTACGACTTGCTTCTGATGACTCATCTCACCCTAGGACATTAAATTAAACGGGTTGCTATTACAATCAGTATATTCGTACACAAGTTAGACTTCGAGAATATCGATTTTCTGGCTTACCTTTAAATGTTAAATCCGAGCATCAAAGCTGAGTTTTGGTTGCAGCTCCTTCAATCTATTTTTGGATCACAGTGTCCGCGTCATAATCACCGGTGTTATACGGTAACTGGCTTCCCGTGTCAACttgcttccttgatgacgttccacgattgatgacgtttcttcgacagatgtggcaccttgatttgtcaactttctgataaaaacgggagacgaacgaatacaaatatgcatgacatctttaaatgtcaaaattggttgtagtaggctacgtgcactggatcatgaatatgccatcgaaaaattaatacctaaataaagtaattataacTCCACGTGGGAGTCGAACCAGCAATAAACAAGGCTGCAAGATTGACAGGCTGTTGCTCATCTATTCACGCCACAAACACTCTTATGTGATTTGTGACGTTTAGGGTACTTGACTTATACCAAGTATAtcatgattgtagcaagttaacacgcctgatcatgttatcttgctaccgagttatcttgctaccgtTGCCCAAGCCATTAACCCAAGCCATTTATCCTTTTAAGTAGAGaaatgaagtaggctattgtAAAACATCTACCAAATCCATGTTTACATGTCAGCAACGTTATCGTTAATACCCTATAAGCCTACGTGTTTACTGAGTTTTGACTATCCTTGTGCGTAAATGTTGCGTAAAATATGGAGACGTTAGACTTCTTCTGCCCATTGCATTTCAATGTCCGTGTTTCATGAACTGCATTCTTAAAAGGATAGTCTAGGCTGGACAAAAGGATACAAAAttagacaacatatttttattttagcctatttatttgCTGGCGTTCATGTGTCTCTGCTACAGACAGGTAGAGGTGGCCATAGCCTAGAAGTTACTGAAACGTTTGTAAAACTTAACCATGATAACCAACTTAGAAGGCCTACGAAATGGCTTGGGCAacggtagcaagataactcggtagcaagataacatgatcaggcgtgttaacttgctacaatcatAATATAAATGGAGGAATTCAAGTTCCCTACACGTCACAGTTATTCTACAGATGGTTCGTGGCGTGACTAGATGAGTGGTAGACTGACAATCTTGCTACCTAGTTTGTTGCTGGTTCGAATCTCACGTGGAGTTATGACTTTATTTAGGTAATAATTTTtcgatggcatattcatgatccagtgctcgtagcctactac harbors:
- the LOC134080092 gene encoding zinc finger protein-like 1; protein product: MGLCKCPKRKVTNLFCFEHRVNVCEHCLVSNHNKCIVQSYLQWLQDSDYNPNCSLCNNPLNAQDTVRLVCYDLFHWSCLNDLAARLPLYTAPAGYQCPSCQGPVFPPSNLASPIADTLREQLSSVNWARAGLGLPLIEEAPETQESATHDVTDYNDWSTFDTPVVEPTISYAETVYPTHTYSPDPTPTPVQLEDEAVSHNNGRLTTEDHSVVNMIAATTNDSVTISSASSPRKIYDTRESGTTVTQIDIDDDKYRRRPTLSWFAQILKNRTGGKRKALTLKQRIFLLLVLGVIGFFTLIIIMAKLGRASADSDPNLDPMFNPNIRVGPM